The following proteins come from a genomic window of Lachnoclostridium phytofermentans ISDg:
- a CDS encoding cupin domain-containing protein, whose protein sequence is MAVYKELDSKYEVLVEGKSGRRIKGYDGSLMMVEVYFENHYISEKHTHEHEQMTYCLEGTFEFYIGDKVERISAGDTIYFPSNIEHHCAVITETGRLLDVFTPIRKDFIQE, encoded by the coding sequence ATGGCAGTATATAAAGAACTAGACAGCAAATATGAAGTATTGGTAGAAGGTAAATCCGGTAGAAGGATAAAAGGCTATGATGGCTCATTAATGATGGTTGAAGTTTATTTTGAGAACCACTATATTTCAGAAAAACACACACATGAACATGAACAAATGACCTATTGTTTGGAAGGAACATTTGAGTTTTACATAGGTGATAAGGTGGAAAGAATCAGTGCGGGTGATACAATTTATTTCCCTTCAAACATAGAACATCATTGTGCAGTAATAACGGAAACAGGAAGGTTATTAGATGTTTTCACTCCGATACGCAAAGATTTTATACAGGAATAA
- a CDS encoding LacI family DNA-binding transcriptional regulator, whose translation MDQTKITITNVAEFAGVSKSLVSSYLNGRFDNMSEATRKRIEETIQSLGYEPKEQYRNFKKRERGIIGLILPDITDPFYSLCSKAIADGALNHDYMVLFANSDNNVGVENTYLDKFSECTDGIIIATVGRNDQQIMQLKDKVPVVLLDRRMKEGMFDGVSSNNYESTMDMMKYLISLGYEAFGFFVEELVEGMSRVIRYQSYMDFIKEHNLYDASFIYNVNLYDEMTMISNLIEFREQTKGKKAVIICANGKTLLHVITGVDALKINVPNDIGICGYDDFEAAALIHSGITTINQPTYDIGYACVKQLVKRINQNGDYTPKEINLRSKLVIRGSV comes from the coding sequence GTGGATCAAACAAAAATAACGATTACAAATGTAGCAGAATTTGCTGGGGTATCGAAATCATTGGTGTCTAGTTACTTAAACGGACGATTTGACAACATGTCGGAAGCAACAAGAAAACGAATTGAAGAAACAATTCAAAGTCTTGGTTATGAACCCAAGGAGCAGTATCGGAACTTTAAGAAAAGAGAAAGGGGAATTATAGGTCTGATACTACCTGATATCACGGATCCATTTTACTCCCTTTGTAGTAAGGCAATAGCGGATGGTGCACTGAATCATGATTATATGGTTTTGTTTGCAAACAGTGATAATAACGTCGGTGTAGAAAATACCTATCTTGATAAGTTTTCAGAATGTACTGACGGAATTATTATTGCTACAGTCGGTAGGAATGATCAGCAGATTATGCAATTAAAGGATAAAGTTCCTGTAGTGCTCTTAGATCGCCGAATGAAAGAAGGAATGTTTGACGGAGTTTCTTCAAATAATTACGAGTCTACCATGGACATGATGAAATACTTAATTAGTCTTGGTTATGAAGCTTTTGGTTTTTTCGTTGAAGAATTAGTAGAAGGCATGTCAAGAGTGATTCGTTACCAATCCTATATGGACTTTATAAAGGAGCATAATCTTTATGATGCATCTTTCATCTATAATGTAAATTTATACGATGAAATGACGATGATTAGCAACCTGATCGAGTTCAGAGAACAAACCAAAGGGAAAAAGGCTGTTATTATATGTGCGAATGGAAAGACATTGTTGCATGTCATCACTGGGGTAGATGCCTTAAAGATAAATGTACCAAATGATATCGGTATCTGTGGTTATGATGATTTTGAAGCAGCAGCACTCATTCACAGTGGAATTACTACGATAAATCAGCCAACATATGATATTGGTTATGCTTGTGTTAAACAATTGGTGAAACGTATCAATCAAAATGGGGATTACACACCAAAAGAAATCAATTTGCGCTCCAAATTGGTAATTCGGGGATCGGTATAG